A single region of the Salvia miltiorrhiza cultivar Shanhuang (shh) chromosome 8, IMPLAD_Smil_shh, whole genome shotgun sequence genome encodes:
- the LOC130999173 gene encoding tRNA-specific adenosine deaminase TAD1-like, producing the protein MTSTPENTAEKPWAEKVSEAVNSMYDSLPKKGKPQGREVTVLAAFILSNPSQELRVVALGTGTKCLGRSRWSSRGDVVNDSHAEVIARRSLLRYFYTEIDCMAKKYRKLSHENGSAVLPNDDMIDAVFQLRSDKPERAKFELRRGWQLHLYVSQLPCGDASLNSQMFTSLSSDSPVKPNDECLPLQDSLQNGASFQVPGTVHRKPGRGDTTLSVSCSDKIARWNVVGVQGALLTCFLEPIYISSITLAQSQFASANIVADHLRRSLYERIISLSNTLTEPFKANKPHFHVAPVPPKEFQHCETALETLTCGYSICWNRSGLHEVILGTTGRKQGTSAKGAMFPSTQASLCKKRLLELFVSLKQDDPSQCRTTELTYRELKDCAEEYSAASKALKASPHFRNWIVKPQNFESFSC; encoded by the exons ATGACGTCAACGCCGGAGAACACCGCGGAGAAGCCATGGGCAGAGAAGGTTTCAGAAGCAGTGAATTCGATGTACGATTCTCTCCCCAAGAAAGGGAAGCCTCAAGGCCGCGAAGTCACCGTTTTAGCCGCTTTTATCCTCTCTAATCCTTCGCAAG AATTGCGAGTGGTGGCGCTGGGTACGGGGACGAAGTGTCTGGGGAGATCGCGGTGGAGTTCGCGCGGCGATGTCGTGAACGATTCGCACGCTGAAGTAATCGCCAGGCGATCTCTTCTTCG ATATTTCTATACAGAGATTGATTGCATGGCCAAAAAGTATAGGAAGCTTAGCCATGAAAATGGGAGCGCCGTTTTGCCGAATGATGACATGATTGACGCAGTTTTCCAGCTGAGGTCGGATAAACCCGAGCGCGCAAAATTTGAATTGAGACGTGGCTGGCAATTGCATCTGTATGTATCACAATTACCAT GTGGCGACGCATCActcaattctcagatgttcacTTCTCTAAGTAGCGATTCTCCGGTGAAGCCGAATGATGAATGTCTCCCTTTGCAAGATTCTCTACAGAATg GTGCTTCCTTTCAAGTACCTGGTACAGTTCACAGGAAGCCTGGTCGAGGAGATACGACTTTGTCTGTAAGCTGCTCTGACAAGATTGCTCGCTGGAATGTTGTGGGAGTTCAAG GAGCTCTGCTTACCTGCTTCTTGGAACCAATTTATATATCCTCTATAACTCTGGCGCAATCGCAATTCGCCTCTGCAAATATTGTTGCAGACCATCTAAGAAGATCTTTATATGAGAGGATCATTTCATTGTCAAACACACTGACAGAACCTTTTAAAGCGAATAAG CCACACTTTCATGTAGCTCCAGTGCCACCCAAGGAATTTCAACATTGTGAGACTGCTCTTGAAACCTTAACTTGCGG GTATTCAATATGCTGGAATAGATCTGGCTTGCATGAAGTCATTCTTGGAACAACTGGCAGAAAGCAGGGAACCTCTGCGAAAGGTGCAATGTTTCCATCTACACAGGCATCTTTATGCAA GAAGCGATTGTTGGAGCTTTTTGTATCACTCAAGCAAGATGACCCATCACAGTGCCGCACCACGGAACTCACTTATCGAGAACTCAAG GACTGTGCTGAAGAATATAGTGCAGCATCAAAGGCCCTAAAAGCTAGCCCACATTTTAGAAACTGGATTGTGAAACCCCAAAATTTTGAGTCCTTCTCTTGCTAG